A single Anopheles arabiensis isolate DONGOLA chromosome 2, AaraD3, whole genome shotgun sequence DNA region contains:
- the LOC120894405 gene encoding LOW QUALITY PROTEIN: putative transporter svop-1 (The sequence of the model RefSeq protein was modified relative to this genomic sequence to represent the inferred CDS: inserted 2 bases in 1 codon), with product MGLEDISSPVFTIDSNKVSMPDIAGKTHTFDEVIDIIGFGQTTLQIFIASSIIMMAVLNETMGISIVIPAAQCDLNLSATDKGILTGVSFAGIIVSSHFWGYIADTKGRRRTLIVSLLLTAVCSLVSSLSINYTMMVVMRFLVGVFISAPSATIFAYLGEFFKTANRTLVITYASTAVGLSAVFTATAGWYVLSLHWMLDIPGTELTIKPWRLLFFVYTIPTLIGAFWLMILPESPKFYLSRGRESEAFEILLRLYLENHPHAAVDDFAVKHIAPEAGQKDRSTSLKRTGSCWKVACSVWNQTVPLFQKQNVINFVICCVVQFGLFVVSAGMGLWFPDIINRLTTTNVSDISVCEAXLEVSANPGYILNAETIIDEACNDNINERVFIYAISLGILYTVVYLAMSVLMRKLGRKCLVAFNLFFSGCSGIVLQFVANPYITIALFCSFLVFAGTSISILNGATVSIFPTNVRAMAVCLSLMMGRLGSVFGSNLVGLILEENCTLTFYLFASGSIICAVLTLFLPS from the exons ATGGGTCTTGAAGATATTTCTTCTCCGGTGTTTACCATCGATAGCAACAAAGTATCAATGCCGGATATTGCAGGAAAGACTCATACTTTTGACGAAGTGATAGATATTATAG GTTTTGGTCAAACCACATTGCAGATCTTTATAGCTTCTTCTATAATAATGATGGCAGTCTTGAATGAAACAATGGGTATTTCAATAGTAATTCCAGCGGCACAGTGCGATCTTAATCTATCGGCCACTGATAAAGGCATATTGACTGGAGTAAGTTTTGCTG GCATTATCGTTTCGTCACACTTCTGGGGTTATATTGCAGATACAAAAGGTCGTCGTAGGACGCTAATCGTGTCACTGCTGTTAACCGCAGTCTGTTCTCTGGTGTCCAGTTTATCCATCAACTACACAATGATGGTGGTTATGCGCTTTCTGGTGGGAGTTTT caTTTCTGCACCGTCGGCTACCATATTCGCCTATCTGGgagaatttttcaaaacagcAAACCGTACCCTGGTAATAACTTATGCAAGCACTGCAGTGGGACTGTCTGCCGTTTTTACAGCAA CTGCTGGATGGTATGTGCTATCGTTGCACTGGATGCTAGATATTCCCGGGACGGAACTCACTATAAAACCGTGGCGtctcttgttttttgtgtacaCCATACCCACGTTGATAGGAGCATTTTGGTTAATGATTCTTCCTGAAAGTCCAAAGTTTTACCTTTCGCGTGGACGAGAATCGGAAGCATTCGAGATTTTGTTGCGGTTGTATCTAGAGAATCATCCCCATGCAGCCGTGGATGATTTTGCCGTTAAACATATAGCGCCTGAAGCGGGACAAAAAGATCGCAGTACGTCACTCAAAAGGACCGGTAGTTGCTGGAAAGTTGCGTGTAGCGTATGGAACCAAACGGTTCCACTCTTTCAGAAACAGAACGTTATTAACTTCGTCATTTGTTGCGTGGTGCAATTTGGACTGTTTGTAGT TTCAGCTGGAATGGGGCTTTGGTTTCCAGATATAATTAATCGTCTAACTACAACAAACGTTTCAGATATTTCTGTCTGCGAAGC CCTCGAAGTATCAGCAAACCCTGGCTACATATTGAATGCTGAGACAATCATCGATGAAGCGTGCAATGACAATATCAATGAACGTGTGTTCATCTACGCTATTAGTTTGGGTATATTGTATACAGTGGTGTATCTAGCTATGTCGGTACTAATGCGCAAGCTAGGACGTAAGTGTTTGGTAGCATTCAATTTATTCTTTTCCGGATGTTCTGGGATTGTGTTGCAGTTTGTAGCCAACCCCTACATCACTATTGCACTGTTTTGCTCGTTTTTGGTATTTGCTGGTACATCAATTTCTATTCTTAACGGCGCAACTGTATCAATATTTCCAACGAATGTTCGTGCGATGGCCGTTTGTTTGAGCCTGATGATGGGACGGCTAGGCAGTGTTTTCGGAAGTAACCTAGTGGGACTTATCTTGGAGGAAAACTGTACGCTAACATTTTATCTATTTGCCAGCGGTTCAATTATCTGCGCCGTTCTAACATTATTTTTGCCCAGTTAA
- the LOC120894406 gene encoding neuropeptide F isoform X3, protein MASGTFTQRLLVALMIFALIADLSTLVAARPQDSDAASVAAAIRYLQELETKHAQHARPRFGKRGGYLNPAIFGQDEQEVDWQDSTFSR, encoded by the exons ATGGCGTCAGGCACTTTTACTCAGCGTTTGCTGGTGGCTCTTATGATATTCGCCCTGATTGCCGACCTTAGCACACTAGTTGCAGCCCGACCGCAAGATAGTGACGCTGCCTCTGTAGCTGCCGCAATTAGATACCTCCAGGAGCTTGAAACTAAGCATGCCCAACATGCTAGACCCAG ATTCGGAAAGCGTGGTGGATATCTTAACCCGGCAATATTTGGGCAGGATGAACAGGAG GTTGATTGGCAGGATTCAACATTTTCGAGATGA
- the LOC120894406 gene encoding neuropeptide F isoform X1 has product MASGTFTQRLLVALMIFALIADLSTLVAARPQDSDAASVAAAIRYLQELETKHAQHARPRLIRSELPPNINGVHSGLDKIIGYFILEAIDRAHSTDARPRFGKRGGYLNPAIFGQDEQENLYRLIGRIQHFRDEQLPTNI; this is encoded by the exons ATGGCGTCAGGCACTTTTACTCAGCGTTTGCTGGTGGCTCTTATGATATTCGCCCTGATTGCCGACCTTAGCACACTAGTTGCAGCCCGACCGCAAGATAGTGACGCTGCCTCTGTAGCTGCCGCAATTAGATACCTCCAGGAGCTTGAAACTAAGCATGCCCAACATGCTAGACCCAG GTTAATACGAAGTGAACTCCCTCCCAATATTAATGGTGTTCACTCGGGACTTGATAAAATTATTGGATATTTCATCTTAGAAGCTATCGACAGAGCACACTCGACTGACGCTAGACCCAG ATTCGGAAAGCGTGGTGGATATCTTAACCCGGCAATATTTGGGCAGGATGAACAGGAG AATCTTTACAGGTTGATTGGCAGGATTCAACATTTTCGAGATGAACAGCTACCAACAAATATCTAG
- the LOC120894406 gene encoding neuropeptide F isoform X2 has translation MASGTFTQRLLVALMIFALIADLSTLVAARPQDSDAASVAAAIRYLQELETKHAQHARPRLIRSELPPNINGVHSGLDKIIGYFILEAIDRAHSTDARPRFGKRGGYLNPAIFGQDEQEVDWQDSTFSR, from the exons ATGGCGTCAGGCACTTTTACTCAGCGTTTGCTGGTGGCTCTTATGATATTCGCCCTGATTGCCGACCTTAGCACACTAGTTGCAGCCCGACCGCAAGATAGTGACGCTGCCTCTGTAGCTGCCGCAATTAGATACCTCCAGGAGCTTGAAACTAAGCATGCCCAACATGCTAGACCCAG GTTAATACGAAGTGAACTCCCTCCCAATATTAATGGTGTTCACTCGGGACTTGATAAAATTATTGGATATTTCATCTTAGAAGCTATCGACAGAGCACACTCGACTGACGCTAGACCCAG ATTCGGAAAGCGTGGTGGATATCTTAACCCGGCAATATTTGGGCAGGATGAACAGGAG GTTGATTGGCAGGATTCAACATTTTCGAGATGA